The Vicia villosa cultivar HV-30 ecotype Madison, WI linkage group LG1, Vvil1.0, whole genome shotgun sequence genome includes a region encoding these proteins:
- the LOC131615846 gene encoding protein GLUTELIN PRECURSOR ACCUMULATION 3-like isoform X1 produces the protein MESSLVAETPNKKPMWLYPKVLGFNPSQRWGHSACFSGRFMYVFGGCCGGLHFSDVLCLDLDKMEWNKVVTTGEKPGPRDSHSAVLVGQKMIVFGGTNGFKKVNETHILDLYTKEWIRPKCEGTPPSPRESHTATLVGGERLVIFGGSGEGDANYLNDLHILDLRSMRWSEFAEVSGDLPVPRDSHCSVAVGNKLIVYGGDSGDMYHGDVSLLDMETMTWIRMKNQGSSPGVRAGHTAVNIGTKVYIIGGVGDKRYCNDIWVFDIHTCLWTQLDINGQQPQGRFSHTAVVADNDIAIYGGRCGEDERPLNELLVLQLEAEHPNGHSRVSRCKVFGNYWNQEKKTILAGEAETNSKIPRIGSNIEVLGKWGYGVASEKAQPYQFDSGTSQQKRRRIAATKVWDVDSEQEEHSLSLSQHSSPSQSDQEQTPGQKPNASVMDSQRYHRVKLNKISTACQPGNLSGNKRFLKNCAQISKQDLRVIDHQPKQEQYLHVDENKKGTRQYQAVEPKPAVRGLTQHLIGAEVRGKVDGAFDSGLLMTAVVNGRLFRGVLFAPGAGVTEPNYSIPCVFPSSTQPLVNSNHVDNSRDTRKVTNCSRLEPCSSLRQPHYPRLSPISKGAAAVSLPEEHKIRSDLQGLALTLGGPASGNHV, from the exons ATGGAGTCATCACTCGTTGCTGAAACTCCTAACAAGAAACCAATGTGGTTATATCCTAAGGTTCTAGGTTTTAATCCTTCTCAAAGATGGGGTCATTCTGCTTGTTTCTCTGGAAGGTTCATGTATGTTTTTGGg gGATGTTGTGGTGGATTGCATTTCAGTGATGTTCTATGTTTGGACCTAGACAAAATGGAATGGAACAAAGTTGTTACAACAGGTGAAAAACCAGGTCCTAGAGATAGTCATAGTGCAGTTCTTGTAGGACAAAAAATGATAGTTTTTGGTGGTACAAATGGGTTTAAGAAAgtgaatgaaactcacatacTTGATCTTTATACCAAGGAATGGATTCGGCCTAAATGCGAAGGGACGCCTCCTTCGCCGAGGGAAAGTCACACTGCTACACTTGTTGGTGGTGAGAGGCTAGTGATTTTTGGTGGTAGTGGAGAAGGTGATGCAAATTATTTGAATGATTTGCATATTTTAGACCTTAGAAGTATGAGATGGAGTGAGTTTGCTGAGGTGAGTGGTGATTTACCTGTTCCTAGAGATAGTCATTGCAGTGTTGCTGTTGGGAATAAGCTTATTGTTTATGGTGGAGATAGTGGTGATATGTATCATGGTGATGTTAGTTTGCTTGATATGGAAACAATGACTTGGATTAGG ATGAAGAATCAAGGTTCTTCGCCGGGAGTCAGGGCAGGTCATACTGCAGTGAATATCGGAACCAAG GTATACATCATTGGAGGGGTTGGCGATAAACGTTATTGCAATGACATTTGGGTGTTTGACATACACACTTGTTTATGGACTCAACTTGATATAAATGGTCAACAGCCACAAGGGAGATTTTCTCATACAGCTGTTGTTGCAGACAACGATATTGCCATATATGGCGG CAGGTGTGGAGAAGATGAACGTCCTTTGAATGAATTGTTAGTGTTGCAGCTTGAAGCAGAACATCCAAATGGACATAGTAGAGTATCTAGGTGCAAAGTTTTCGGGAATTATTGGAATCAAGAAAAGAAAACCATCCTTGCGGGTGAAGCAGAAACCAACTCG AAAATTCCGCGCATTGGTAGTAATATAGAAGTCTTGGGAAAATGGGGTTATGGAGTCGCATCAGAAAAGGCGCAACCTTATCAATTTGATTCAG GAACTTCGCAACAGAAGAGGAGGAGAATCGCTGCTACGAAGGTGTGGGATGTTGATTCAGAACAAGAAGAACATTCTCTTTCATTGTCTCAACATTCATCTCCGTCTCAATCTGATCAAGAACAGACTCCAGGTCAAAAACCAAATGCTTCTGTCATGGATTCTCAGCGTTATCATCGAGTCAAACTCAATAAAATTTCAACTGCTTGCCAGCCGGGCAACCTCTCGGGTAACAAGAGATTTCTGAAGAATTGTGCGCAAATAAGTAAACAAGATCTGCGTGTAATAGATCATCAACCAAAGCAAGAGCAATATCTACATGTTGACGAGAACAAAAAAGGAACTCGACAATACCAAGCTGTTGAGCCGAAGCCGGCTGTAAGAGGACTCACTCAGCACCTG ATTGGTGCTGAAGTTCGTGGAAAAGTTGATGGAGCCTTTGACTCAGGTCTTCTAATGACAGCAGTCGTAAACGGAAGACTTTTCAGAGGAGTTTTATTCGCACCA GGAGCAGGCGTAACTGAACCAAATTATTCTATCCCGTGTGTATTTCCATCCTCCACTCAACCTCTCGTGAACTCGAATCATGTTGATAATTCAAGGGATACTCGGAAAGTAACTAATTGTTCGCGTTTGGAGCCTTGCTCCAGCTTAAGGCAACCACACTATCCTCGACTGTCTCCAATCTCGAAAGGCGCTGCGGCTGTATCCTTACCTGAAGAACATAAAATCAGGagtgacttacaaggattggcttTAACACTAGGAG
- the LOC131615846 gene encoding protein GLUTELIN PRECURSOR ACCUMULATION 3-like isoform X2: MESSLVAETPNKKPMWLYPKVLGFNPSQRWGHSACFSGRFMYVFGGCCGGLHFSDVLCLDLDKMEWNKVVTTGEKPGPRDSHSAVLVGQKMIVFGGTNGFKKVNETHILDLYTKEWIRPKCEGTPPSPRESHTATLVGGERLVIFGGSGEGDANYLNDLHILDLRSMRWSEFAEVSGDLPVPRDSHCSVAVGNKLIVYGGDSGDMYHGDVSLLDMETMTWIRMKNQGSSPGVRAGHTAVNIGTKVYIIGGVGDKRYCNDIWVFDIHTCLWTQLDINGQQPQGRFSHTAVVADNDIAIYGGCGEDERPLNELLVLQLEAEHPNGHSRVSRCKVFGNYWNQEKKTILAGEAETNSKIPRIGSNIEVLGKWGYGVASEKAQPYQFDSGTSQQKRRRIAATKVWDVDSEQEEHSLSLSQHSSPSQSDQEQTPGQKPNASVMDSQRYHRVKLNKISTACQPGNLSGNKRFLKNCAQISKQDLRVIDHQPKQEQYLHVDENKKGTRQYQAVEPKPAVRGLTQHLIGAEVRGKVDGAFDSGLLMTAVVNGRLFRGVLFAPGAGVTEPNYSIPCVFPSSTQPLVNSNHVDNSRDTRKVTNCSRLEPCSSLRQPHYPRLSPISKGAAAVSLPEEHKIRSDLQGLALTLGGPASGNHV; encoded by the exons ATGGAGTCATCACTCGTTGCTGAAACTCCTAACAAGAAACCAATGTGGTTATATCCTAAGGTTCTAGGTTTTAATCCTTCTCAAAGATGGGGTCATTCTGCTTGTTTCTCTGGAAGGTTCATGTATGTTTTTGGg gGATGTTGTGGTGGATTGCATTTCAGTGATGTTCTATGTTTGGACCTAGACAAAATGGAATGGAACAAAGTTGTTACAACAGGTGAAAAACCAGGTCCTAGAGATAGTCATAGTGCAGTTCTTGTAGGACAAAAAATGATAGTTTTTGGTGGTACAAATGGGTTTAAGAAAgtgaatgaaactcacatacTTGATCTTTATACCAAGGAATGGATTCGGCCTAAATGCGAAGGGACGCCTCCTTCGCCGAGGGAAAGTCACACTGCTACACTTGTTGGTGGTGAGAGGCTAGTGATTTTTGGTGGTAGTGGAGAAGGTGATGCAAATTATTTGAATGATTTGCATATTTTAGACCTTAGAAGTATGAGATGGAGTGAGTTTGCTGAGGTGAGTGGTGATTTACCTGTTCCTAGAGATAGTCATTGCAGTGTTGCTGTTGGGAATAAGCTTATTGTTTATGGTGGAGATAGTGGTGATATGTATCATGGTGATGTTAGTTTGCTTGATATGGAAACAATGACTTGGATTAGG ATGAAGAATCAAGGTTCTTCGCCGGGAGTCAGGGCAGGTCATACTGCAGTGAATATCGGAACCAAG GTATACATCATTGGAGGGGTTGGCGATAAACGTTATTGCAATGACATTTGGGTGTTTGACATACACACTTGTTTATGGACTCAACTTGATATAAATGGTCAACAGCCACAAGGGAGATTTTCTCATACAGCTGTTGTTGCAGACAACGATATTGCCATATATGGCGG GTGTGGAGAAGATGAACGTCCTTTGAATGAATTGTTAGTGTTGCAGCTTGAAGCAGAACATCCAAATGGACATAGTAGAGTATCTAGGTGCAAAGTTTTCGGGAATTATTGGAATCAAGAAAAGAAAACCATCCTTGCGGGTGAAGCAGAAACCAACTCG AAAATTCCGCGCATTGGTAGTAATATAGAAGTCTTGGGAAAATGGGGTTATGGAGTCGCATCAGAAAAGGCGCAACCTTATCAATTTGATTCAG GAACTTCGCAACAGAAGAGGAGGAGAATCGCTGCTACGAAGGTGTGGGATGTTGATTCAGAACAAGAAGAACATTCTCTTTCATTGTCTCAACATTCATCTCCGTCTCAATCTGATCAAGAACAGACTCCAGGTCAAAAACCAAATGCTTCTGTCATGGATTCTCAGCGTTATCATCGAGTCAAACTCAATAAAATTTCAACTGCTTGCCAGCCGGGCAACCTCTCGGGTAACAAGAGATTTCTGAAGAATTGTGCGCAAATAAGTAAACAAGATCTGCGTGTAATAGATCATCAACCAAAGCAAGAGCAATATCTACATGTTGACGAGAACAAAAAAGGAACTCGACAATACCAAGCTGTTGAGCCGAAGCCGGCTGTAAGAGGACTCACTCAGCACCTG ATTGGTGCTGAAGTTCGTGGAAAAGTTGATGGAGCCTTTGACTCAGGTCTTCTAATGACAGCAGTCGTAAACGGAAGACTTTTCAGAGGAGTTTTATTCGCACCA GGAGCAGGCGTAACTGAACCAAATTATTCTATCCCGTGTGTATTTCCATCCTCCACTCAACCTCTCGTGAACTCGAATCATGTTGATAATTCAAGGGATACTCGGAAAGTAACTAATTGTTCGCGTTTGGAGCCTTGCTCCAGCTTAAGGCAACCACACTATCCTCGACTGTCTCCAATCTCGAAAGGCGCTGCGGCTGTATCCTTACCTGAAGAACATAAAATCAGGagtgacttacaaggattggcttTAACACTAGGAG